CTATTTAATTTCAATGGGTATTCCTGAAGAAAATATAATAAAAGATAGCAATGGATACAACACACATCTTACAGCGGTAAATTCGAAGTTAATCATGGATGAGTTAGAGCTTGAATCAGTGGTAGTCATTACACAATACCATCATATAACGAGAACAAAACTAGCATTTAAGAAAATTGGATTCAAAGAAGTATATTCGGCACACGCTAGAATCTTTGAACTAAGGGACATATATGCTATTGCAAGGGAATTTCTAGCGTACTATAAATACTTACTAAAATAGGATGGAGGAGTTGAGAGACATGATTCCTAATTTCATATCATTGAGTCGAATCATCTTATCTCTGAGCCTATTTCTTATTACACCGTTCAGCCAAGCGTTTTATCTCATTTATATATATTGCGGAATTAGCGATATGCTAGATGGATTTCTTGCAAGGAAGATGGGAACGGAAAGTAGATTTGGTGAAATATTAGATTCTATTGCAGATATGGTCATGGTAGCTGTTCTTCTTGTAATCCTTTTTCCAATAATAAAACCTTCTGAACTAATTATTTTCTGGATTATAGTGATTGCGATTATAAGATTTAGTGCAATGACTGTGGCATTAATGAAATACAATGTATTTATAAGCCTACACACCTACGGAAACAAAATAACTGGGGCGATACTATTTGTTTTTCCTTTAGTAATCCCTTATGTACCTATGAATTTTTTGGCTTATGGGATTGTGATAGTTGCAAGTATTTCGGCTGTTGAGGAACTTTTTATACAGATAATGTCAAGAAAATTACAGGTAAATAGGAAGCACTTTTTCGACAGAAGTCTGTAATTTTATCACCCAGCTTTAAAAATTTTTAAGGATCAGATGATGGGAGATGTTTACTAAAAGAAGGAATAGTTTTCATGAAAAAACATTATAAAAAAGTTGCAGCCTGACAAACAATTGTCAGGTCTTTATGCTATTATGGAAAGAAATAACACTCCGGAGCTGATATTATGATTATTCAAATTGATCAGAGGAATATTGCAGATGAGCATATCTGTTGCGCAATTTCAGAGAAAACAGGTGAGAATTGTTCGAAGTCAAAAAAGGATTGGTTAATCGAGCGTTTCAAAGACGGTCTTGTTTTCAAAAAACTGAATGTTCGGGGAAAGGTTTTCATTGAATATATTCCCGCAGAAAAGGCCTGGTGCCCCATTGATGCAGATGGATATATGTATGTTAATTGCTTCTGGGTTTCTGGACAATATAAAGGTCAAGGTTATGGCACGTATTACTAAACGAATGTATTTCTGACTCAAGGATAAAAGGGAAAAAGGGGATTGTGATACTAT
The nucleotide sequence above comes from Desulfuribacillus stibiiarsenatis. Encoded proteins:
- a CDS encoding CDP-alcohol phosphatidyltransferase family protein, which encodes MIPNFISLSRIILSLSLFLITPFSQAFYLIYIYCGISDMLDGFLARKMGTESRFGEILDSIADMVMVAVLLVILFPIIKPSELIIFWIIVIAIIRFSAMTVALMKYNVFISLHTYGNKITGAILFVFPLVIPYVPMNFLAYGIVIVASISAVEELFIQIMSRKLQVNRKHFFDRSL